AACAAATGACACAATGATTCTTTTAAACAGCGGTAAAATAGTAAAAGTACAGAATCTCCTTATAGTCAACAAAAAGtgttatatacattattatgatatttcaaTAAGAAGCATAAACGGTCGCGATgagtcaaaaataaaacacatattTGAAATAGTAAACGAAGGCAACGAAAATATAGTTGACATTAGACACTTTCAGTCGAAAGTTTTAGTAATGAGTGTGGAAGGCAAAGATTATGTTGCTTTTTTCCCAAACACTTTAGAGATTCAATGAAGTAAGTAACTTCAGTGTAATTTCATACACGCGGTTCACAATTAATGATagtaagttattatttttagaatacatcaaattatatagaaatggAGATTTCCGACAAGAAAAACGAAATTTTACCTCCTTCGGTCTACATTAAAAGCGAATCTGTCATTCCCAGTGAGATACGAGCATTAAGCGATAttactaacaataataaagcGGATGCCATACAAATGGACGAAAAGCAAACAAGCACAATAGCCAAAGGAGTCGTAGTTGATGAtgtaaaaaaggtaaaaagttaaaatagcATTATATGCCTTTAAATtgtgaaacaattaaatttttaggagtatttatttcaaattatttttatcaaccgctaatttcaaatattttacatttcagatCATCCCAAAAAAGCGTAAAACCAAGGAACGGCGAGAATCCTTAAAACGggtgaaaattaattactattattaaaaattagcaatataatgtttaattggtgttatattgcatactataaataataaatattaaaatgtttttacagaAACGTTCTGatgtacaaaaagaaaacaaagcaGAAGGAAGTAAAACAAAATGTGTAGTAATAAGCAACGAATCATTTAAGATACCAATCACTCACATATTAAATGTAAGTAATTGTATtgaaattaacataatattgtatggtgatatatgtaataagagatgtaaaaatgtatattaccTAAGGAAAGAGCAAACTGTGAACCTTGTGAAGTGCCTGAGAAACAAAGAGATACAGAGAATGTCAAGGGCATAAACGTGAAGAAAACCGTAAgactttcaatttttacttattcaaAACAATATTGTTGACTGAATGTATTCATGAAAGCCGTAACAAGTTCCTACGATGGAAATTGTTactgaattttaaattctctctctttctctttctctctctttctctttctcattctttctctttttcttagAAATTTGTACTCATATCTGTATGGTGAGCAGTTTGCAtcagtttttttgaaaatcgaacactttatgaacaatatcttaatttgtcctgtaattataaaaagagaacttttaattattaaacgtttaaaaaagTGCCGTTTAtcttattgataataataaataataatagagaaTAATTCTCATTGCAAACTTACTGCACTAAAAATGttggcaatatttttaaattgttcatAATTGCGTAGTATTTCTTATGATGTAAGTGCGAAATATGTtccacattaattattatcaataaattttctgaaaaatatataactgcTATATAAAACGTAATCTATTTCTAAGAAAATGTTCACATTGTTggatacattttataataaacataagtaGAAACTTATgattatatcttaatctggtgaaatgaaaaatttgtttaactatatttacttcaaataataagaaatatgaaaaatagatacgttaatgataaaaatatgttttaattttattatttgagaaatttaatattacagaaattCGAATTGCGTACATTTCTTACGTGAGATATATAGGagatcattttcttttttcatatttcaaaaCTTATGCGGGATCTACAATGTAGTCGTAGAGTAAGTtgtaagaaattgaccaatcacaGACAAATCACAGAAGAATAAGCGTCTGTGATTCGTCAATTTCTTACGATTTACGACTCTACCCCGTATTATATTATGTGCGTGTTCTgacaataatttgtaaaaattactgCAGGAGAATAATGACGACAAAGATACATCATCGACATCTTGTATTGCAACCTTAGTCAGTAAGCCTTACGACAATTGTACAACGCAAGCGGTCTCAGAAGAGAAAACAAACAAAGAATCAGTTGTCGACAAAAGAGTTGTAAGAATTgatgtactttaattaaacattgcTACTcagatttcttttaaaatttaaattaaattaataatacaactgTTATGTACTATAGTCGGCTAAACTAGCAAGAAAACGGAGAAATGAGagaaggaataaaaaaaaatgccgGACACATAGATGAtagtgagaaaaaaatgtgggacaaattttttgatgaaatcagaaaaattaagaacGATAATGATAAACGTCATAACGAGACGCAGACGATGTTAAGAACACTTCTGGGAAACTGGACGCAGTGGCAAAGTAAGAATCAGGTGTATGTTATGTATTCTTAGTTTTGCTTAATGATTATAGTTTGGCTcatgtattaattaaagaattgttatatGGCTTCTTGTTTGTGATGtttaaagataatattgaacagagagggggggggaggtaACTTATAAGtatgaatacaaaataatgaaaataccCTAAACAGAGTTTTATTTGCAGATACTCCAAGAAATGAACTAAATGCATCTACCTTGGGCACAGCCAAAGTAGGTCTAGTAAGAgagtgtaataataaaatgttggtaggtatatattttaagtatgtAATATCTATTGCAATTGTATATgcatatgatatattatagtatataatatttctacgtccaaaaattgatataaaaaaatttacagctTACTTTTTGATTAAATTGCATTGTGTACTACATCATCTCATGTAAAACTACTACATCATCCCGACTTTTAAAGTCAAAATGACAGTGTATTGTGTTTGTGGTAAAAAGCGGTATCATATAAAGGCGAGGGAGAGAGGcataagatgtaaaataatttctctcttgtaaaataatctcgttattatttcttagtactttatatttctataagtgttctccttttttctcatttcacACGGGATAGTATGCAGtacaattttacttattttttacacaagcAAAATGCATAATctgttatcatttatttatcgtgcaatttttcacgaaaaaataatttgtaaagcCGTTTTTCATTTTGACAATTGAAATTAAGCTACATGAATTTTCAGATGCACATTGGACAGGACATATGGATCTCCAAAAAACAATACACTAATAGCGTTACAAATGCGGGAAATTCAAATTccaaatttgtgaaaaatatagcatTGGCAGTATTTTCGATTGATGAATTGAAAACAAGCAGTATCACAGGTACTGGATGCCGACGAACAGGAGCAGCACCCAAGCCTGCACTTGACAGTATAAGACTGCTAGCAATTAAAGGTACAATGTGTTAATACAATCTTTAAAGTAATTCAAAGTAGTGTAAACACTATTTAATTGCTCTTCCTATTGATCTTTGTCATGCAAAAGACTTCCATGCTCTTAATGTTTCCGAAATCCTCGGCTATATCTGTATGTccctcaattttttttatcatgaatTACTAACGGTCTCATGCATGTACTACTTTCTAAATTGACATTCAGTTTCATCCAGAAAGGGATTGAATATCATTGGTATGGCtgaatgtatttttatcattagtgatagaaataatgaaaatcgtTTGGTTCAAAGACAGCTAATCTTTAATCAGAATATCACAACTGTCaccgataataaaattacaaaattactgCGCCAAAAATCGTTTTCAGTCTTAAGTCTTTAGTCAGAAGTTTTTATTTGTGTCTTTCCCAAACTTTTTcttaaagttttctttttatatcattatttttagacATATATCAATTCTTCCTGCGTTCTGAGCGCAATTTGTCAGAGGAGGAAATTGCCGAAGAATTGATGGATTATACGGGATATATTAGAAGCAAAATgcaagatttaaataaaaaaaagaaaagtaagctttcagaattttaagtgtatatgtaatacaatatataatgtataatcacactctaatattgttaatgtaacgtaaaatttttttcagcgaATGAGGTGCCAAAAGTgagaaatgaaaaagataatgaCGAGGATGTCGGGAATGCATTAGGCACACCTGATGAATCCAGCGAATTGGGAAAATCTGACGATTCGATCAGTTCAAATGACTCATCATCGTACGAATCTGATAATTGTGATTCAAACGAAAAAGAAGCCAATGACaaagatgtttaaaaaaatatataagataaaaatgtttagaaataatacataataatatataataaataatacataaataatacaatttaaaaatataaccttgtatttcttttttatataatacttaaacGAGTAAGATAACATTTTTGATTTGAATATGATTGATTTGAACAATTACTTACTAATCGTAacttatatgtattattatatattaaatgatagTGACACTCCTTAGGttgcaataaattgtaaaattacgaatttaataaatttttatttttatttgaaaatatatgtaatatatcttaaatatgaaaatttattaaatttacgatttttaattgaatgaGAAACATTAGGATGTTCCACATTGCatatatgaagaaaatttctgtcttcacgaaaataaaattattaattcaatttcattattacaataataaattataaattttgatgggCGACACGCAAATATCATTCTAATTGCAAACTTCCTAGAACCGTAAATCCACCGATTTatctgtttattattaatatacttttattattaattatactttaactGGAATTTTCGATCATTTCGCACATGCCGTTACTCGATTGAATAAGTATTTTCAAGATTTCCAAATAAGGAGTTCGTACTTGCATTAACAggattatctatttattttgaattatactTTAACTAGAATTTTCGATCATTTCGCACATGCCGTTACTCGATTGAACAAGTATTTTCAAGATTTCCAAATGAGGAGTTCGTACTTGCATTAACAggattatctatttattttgaattataatttaactagAACTTTCGATCATTTTGCACATGCCGTTACTCGATTGAACAAGTATTTTCAAGATTTCCAAATGAGGAGTTCGTACTTGCATTAACAGGATTgtctatttattttgaattataatttaactagAACTTTCGATTATTTTGCACATACCGTTACTCGattgaacaaatattttcaagatttccAAATAAGAGTTTGTACTTGCATTAACAAAATcatctatttattttgaattataatttaactagAACTTTCGATTATTTTGCACATACCGTTACTCGATTGAACAAGTATTTTCAAGATTTCCAAATAAGAGTTCGTACTTGCATTAACAAGATcatctatttattttgaattataatttaactagAACTTTCGATTATTTCGTACATGCCGTTACCCGAttgaatgaatatttttaatattttcgaataGGAATTTGTATTTGAATTCACAGGTTCTTCtgtctatttttaattgtatattttaactcgAACTTTCGACCATTTTGCACATGCTTTTATTCGATGTAACGGggatttgtaatattttccaaCATGAGTTTGTATTAGTATTAACAGGGTcatctatttattttgaacTATAATTAGAACTTTTGAGCTTCTCTTATGtgttctatatttaatttaatgggtattttcaagatttctGATTATAAttagtgtaataataattcaaatataaaagtacTGAGTTCATATATTCTCATAAAATCTCATATAATGCAACTGTTCTGTCAATCTTATAACTTCTGATATATTCTAATTAGAAGTAAAACATATTGATCCTTATTTATTAGGATATATGGGAAATTCctaatttgtgaaaatactTTTCTACTTGTATGTATGAGAAATTTCGATGACAGAAACCGCATGTAATCTAGTTTAGtctaatcttaatatttttttatcagaatatATAAGACCTTTTCAACAGGGTTGAATTTTCCAGCTAATAGAAAACTGAAAGTGTCAAAtagtcaatattatattaacttaaagATATCTATATCTCTTAAGTTATGTGCGCAGACCACACAGAAAAACCATAAATGGCACATAACTGTTAAAACacgtaataattgaattttccaGCTAATAGAAAACTGAAAGTGTCAAATAGTCAATTTCAGATAGCAAAATCGGACAGAGCacgttttgcaaattatatgcTGCATACTATATCGACAAAATGCTGTCAATATTCTTGCAGAGTATGCCGTTTTAGTTAATGTCGTCAGAAACATAGCAAAAATCGAGTATAACGTGTATCATTATGTAATGGCAGAAATGCGGCAAAAATTGAGCATAGCTTACCAACATAAATAGAgcaaatttcaaacattttatgcTGGCATAATATATCGGCAGAATGCATACAGAGATTGCACATAACTTGCTGTCACGGTGTAACAGCAGATTGTCGGTAGAAATCAAACTTGTCGGCGAGCACGCTATGACGGCAAAAACACGGCAGAAATGCAGCATGCTCTGCCGTCACAtgatgatatttaattaaatggtATTATGATACATcgtacatttaatttaatggcactttaatacaattaataaaattaataatttatttttaaaaaacttgaaaaacacaaattgttttattaatggtTAATTCTATAGATTTTGTATACATACATTCTGTAgacaagatataatttaaataaaattttacaaatttatttaaaattgccaAACAACATGCGTGTGACGTATTTTTTAATCCTTTCTAAAACATTCGAAAGAAACAgctctaatttattttgaacacatttttatatagctATCCACATTGCTTACTAAAAATACTATctaataaaactgtttttaaattatagagCAATACGATatgaatataatgttaaatataagaagcgttatatttattttaatatatcaaaaatgttCCGTATGTGAGTTTATCATTCtactttcttcaatatttgttATGTGTTGTATAAGTG
The nucleotide sequence above comes from Linepithema humile isolate Giens D197 chromosome 4, Lhum_UNIL_v1.0, whole genome shotgun sequence. Encoded proteins:
- the LOC136999741 gene encoding uncharacterized protein, with protein sequence MREGIKKNAGHIDDSEKKMWDKFFDEIRKIKNDNDKRHNETQTMLRTLLGNWTQWQNTPRNELNASTLGTAKVGLVRECNNKMLMHIGQDIWISKKQYTNSVTNAGNSNSKFVKNIALAVFSIDELKTSSITGTGCRRTGAAPKPALDSIRLLAIKDIYQFFLRSERNLSEEEIAEELMDYTGYIRSKMQDLNKKKKTNEVPKVRNEKDNDEDVGNALGTPDESSELGKSDDSISSNDSSSYESDNCDSNEKEANDKDV